The Alnus glutinosa chromosome 7, dhAlnGlut1.1, whole genome shotgun sequence genome includes a region encoding these proteins:
- the LOC133874375 gene encoding uncharacterized protein LOC133874375 gives MKNPSEKLNPISSSWPFAKWGVDIVGPMPPAKGGRRFLLVAIDYFTKWAEAEAFATITTANVIKFLWSSVVCRFGIPHAFVTDNGKQFDCRPFRKWCTELRIQNYYSTPIHAPANGQVEATNKTLLKTLKKKLSKKKGACAEYVPEVLWAYRTTTRTPTGATPFSLAYGSEAVIIAEVGSPSFRVSYYNPGLNDEGNKLNLDLLQERRDEAQVTWAAFQDRAARYSNKTGNPQKFQLGDWVLRKVSLITKDPTEGKLGPQWEGPYKVIRCHDKGRTI, from the coding sequence ATGAAAAACCCTTCTGAAAAACTCAATCCGATCAGCTCGTCCTGGCCATTCGCAAAATGGGGGGTTGACATAGTCGGACCCATGCCGCCGGCAAAAGGAGGACGGAGATTCCTTCTCGTCGCAATAGACTACTTCACAAAATGGGCCGAAGCCGAGGCATTCGCTACCATTACCACCGCCAACGTGATAAAATTTCTTTGGAGCTCAGTCGTATGCCGTTTCGGCATTCCACATGCCTTTGTTACCGATAACGGAAAGCAGTTTGACTGCAGACCGTTTCGTAAATGGTGTACGGAACTTCGAATTCAAAATTACTATTCCACTCCGATTCATGCACCAGCAAATGGACAAGTAGAAGCCACCAACAAAACACtccttaaaacactaaagaagaAACTCAGCAAGAAGAAGGGGGCTTGCGCCGAGTATGTTCCCGAGGTCCTCTGGGCCTATCGTACTACAACACGAACTCCCACAGGTGCTACTCCTTTTTCTTTGGCATACGGTTCCGAAGCGGTCATCATTGCTGAAGTTGGATCACCAAGCTTCCGAGTGTCATACTACAATCCAGGATTAAATGATGAAGGGAACAAGCTCAATCTGGATTTgctacaagaaagaagagatgaagccCAGGTCACATGGGCAGCATTCCAGGACCGAGCCGCCCGTTATTCCAATAAGACAGGAAATCCTCAGAAGTTCCAACTCGGGGATTGGGTCTTGAGGAAAGTTAGCCTGATAACTAAAGATCCAACCGAGGGAAAGCTTGGACCCCAATGGGAAGGCCCATACAAAGTAATACGGTGTCACGACAAGGGGCGTACTATCTGA